The following are from one region of the Clostridia bacterium genome:
- a CDS encoding segregation/condensation protein A, with the protein MPEILEQKEDFFIFKLADFEGPLDLLLHLVKEAKIEIKNIFVSDITEQFLAHMEQLNTIDMDKAAEFVDVASTLLEIKVKSLLPKMDDLIPEEDDPKERLIKQLEEYKLFKEAGEKLKEQENVSRFYKQPDEKVNDYKVVLKDMSLNGLLDAFSSMLHKLALEKRVTQPRKIVKDRFTVAEKIEEIKQILSVRKTMSFFNLFEKDFTKSEMINTFLALLELLRLHFLRCTQNTLFGDIILTYSGEDNGN; encoded by the coding sequence ATGCCTGAGATATTAGAACAAAAAGAAGATTTTTTTATTTTTAAGCTTGCAGATTTTGAAGGTCCACTTGACCTTTTGCTGCATTTGGTAAAAGAAGCAAAAATTGAAATTAAGAACATCTTTGTATCCGATATTACTGAGCAATTTTTGGCTCATATGGAACAGCTTAATACCATTGATATGGATAAAGCGGCTGAATTTGTAGATGTGGCATCCACGCTTTTGGAGATAAAGGTCAAATCTTTGTTGCCTAAGATGGACGACCTTATACCTGAAGAAGACGATCCAAAAGAACGGCTTATAAAACAGCTTGAAGAATATAAGCTGTTTAAAGAAGCGGGAGAAAAGCTCAAAGAACAAGAAAATGTCAGCAGGTTTTATAAGCAGCCAGATGAAAAGGTCAATGATTATAAGGTTGTATTGAAAGATATGTCTCTTAATGGATTGCTTGATGCTTTCTCTTCAATGCTACATAAATTAGCTTTAGAAAAAAGAGTTACACAACCGCGAAAAATAGTAAAAGATCGTTTTACTGTTGCTGAAAAGATAGAGGAAATCAAACAGATTTTGAGCGTCCGAAAGACGATGAGTTTTTTTAACCTGTTTGAAAAAGATTTTACCAAAAGTGAAATGATTAATACCTTTCTTGCTTTATTGGAACTGTTAAGACTGCATTTTTTGAGATGTACTCAAAACACACTATTTGGAGATATAATTTTGACATACTCAGGTGAAGATAATGGAAATTGA
- a CDS encoding site-2 protease family protein, with translation MNLPYHLARIFVLLIALILHEVAHAVVALWNGDPTAKNLGRISINPMRHFDYLGLLMILTLPVGYGKPVPINVYNFKRKRLGYFTVAIAGVTVNFLLSFILMGIYVPLMVYTRILSLGNFISSFLFYFFYLGIFINIYLMIFNLLPIYPLDGFRVVESITKERNPYTVFMRKYGQYILLGLIVISLMGEYIYPDLVISYPFLDPLSYVLNVVSRWIVNPILKLWQIIWGVA, from the coding sequence ATGAACCTTCCTTATCATTTGGCGCGTATATTTGTTTTATTGATTGCGCTTATATTACATGAAGTTGCACATGCAGTTGTTGCATTATGGAATGGAGATCCGACTGCAAAAAATTTGGGAAGGATTTCAATTAATCCTATGAGGCATTTTGATTATCTGGGCTTGCTTATGATTTTGACTTTGCCCGTTGGATATGGTAAACCTGTTCCAATTAATGTTTATAATTTTAAGCGAAAAAGATTGGGTTATTTTACTGTAGCTATTGCTGGAGTTACGGTAAATTTTTTGTTGTCTTTTATTTTGATGGGCATTTATGTCCCTTTAATGGTCTACACTAGAATTCTTAGTTTAGGAAATTTTATATCTTCATTTTTATTTTATTTTTTCTATTTGGGAATTTTTATTAATATTTATTTGATGATATTTAATTTACTGCCAATATATCCTTTGGACGGGTTTAGAGTAGTAGAGTCTATTACTAAAGAAAGAAATCCCTACACAGTCTTTATGAGAAAATACGGTCAATATATTCTTTTGGGATTGATTGTTATAAGCTTAATGGGAGAATATATTTATCCTGATTTGGTAATATCTTATCCATTCTTGGATCCTTTGAGTTATGTGTTAAATGTTGTTTCTCGTTGGATTGTAAATCCTATTTTAAAGTTATGGCAAATTATCTGGGGTGTAGCATAA